The proteins below come from a single Elgaria multicarinata webbii isolate HBS135686 ecotype San Diego chromosome 11, rElgMul1.1.pri, whole genome shotgun sequence genomic window:
- the LOC134405393 gene encoding olfactory receptor 2G3-like: protein MRRKNKTEVWEFILLGFSDHPGLEPLLFTIVFFIYVVTLLTNMVILVLAIADPHLHTPMYFFLRHLAFLNLCYTTTVVPKMLSNLISTKKTISYHLCIAQTYISLFLGAAECVLLAVMAFDRYVAVCHPLRYTTIMNYHICVKIAAVSWTISFLVSVVPLFLTLPPLCEPYVINHIFCEAPVLLHMICTDTSLNELLMLIGGAGTLMLPFVLVLVSYGYIIGAIIRIRSTEGRRKAFSTCSSHLTVVTIYYGTGMFMYMRPKSSYSPENDKLISVFYAVINPMLNPIIYSFRNKEFKASLMRNFRWNTLSKAH from the coding sequence ATGAGACGAAAGAACAAAACAGAAGTGTGGGAATTCATACTACTAGGCTTTTCTGATCATCCCGGGCTGGAACCCTTACTCTTTACAATTGTCTTCTTTATATACGTGGTAACCTTGTTGACTAACATGGTCATCCTTGTCCTAGCTATAGCAGATCCCCATTTGCACACTCCCATGTACTTTTTCCTTCGACATCTGGCATTTCTGAATCTTTGCTACACCACTACCGTGGTCCCCAAAATGTTGTCCAACCTGATATCCACCAAGAAAACGATATCTTATCATTTGTGCATAGCACAAACATATATATCCCTctttctgggagcagcagaatgtGTCCTTCTGGCTGTAATGGCTTTTGATCGCTATGTAGCAGTGTGTCACCCCCTGCGCTACACCACAATAATGAACTACCACATCTGTGTGAAGATTGCAGCTGTGTCTTGGACAATCAGCTTTCTAGTTTCTGTTGTTCCACTCTTCTTAACCTTGCCCCCTCTTTGTGAACCATATGTCATTAACCATATTTTTTGTGAGGCGCCTGTCCTGCTGCACATGATTTGTACTGATACATCTCTAAATGAACTCCTGATGTTAATAGGAGGAGCAGGCACATTAATGCTGCCCTTTGTGTTAGTTCTGGTTTCCTATGGCTACATCATTGGTGCTATCATCAGAATACGCAGCACTGAAGGCAGGCGCAAAGCCTTTTCCACATGCTCTTCTCATCTCACAGTGGTAACAATCTATTACGGGACAGGGATGTTTATGTACATGAGGCCCAAATCCAGTTACTCACCTGAGAACGATAAACTGATTTCTGTATTTTATGCAGTTATCAATCCTATGCTGAACCCTATCATATATAGCTTCAGAAATAAGGAATTCAAGGCATCATTAATGAGAAACTTTAGATGGAACACTTTGTCCAAGGCTCACTAG
- the LOC134405392 gene encoding olfactory receptor 6M1-like, protein MEKENGTTVTEFLLLGFVYDRYLEIILFIVFFLIFLVTVLGNLLIIVLIGIDHRLHSPMYFFLSNLSFIEIFMTTCVVPKMLANLLAERKTISFAGCFAQSYFYFFMGSTEFILFAAMSFDRYMAICYPLRYPTLMTGTVCVKMVIGSWIGGFLSVFFSTVLKVRLPYCGPNVINHYFCDSAPLLHLACKDISLIELVDFIGSLILLLGSLSFTATSYIYIISTILKIPSAEGRKKAFATCASHFTVVSMGYGISIFVYVRPSQNDIMSMNKALAIFSGILTPLLNPFIFSLRNEQMKEVFRDVLKRIISMIKDG, encoded by the coding sequence atggaaaaagaaaatgggaCAACAGTGACTGAATTCCTTTTGCTTGGATTTGTGTATGATCGATACTTGGAGATTATTCTCTTCATAGTTTTCTTCCTTATTTTCCTAGTGACTGTGTTGGGGAATTTGCTCATCATTGTACTCATTGGCATTGATCACCGACTTCACTCCCCTATGTATTTCTTTCTCAGCAACTTATCCTTCATTGAGATATTCATGACAACCTGTGTAGTGCCTAAAATGTTGGCCAATCTCCTGGCTGAAAGGAAAACCATTTCCTTTGCTGGCTGCTTTGCTCAGTCATACTTCTATTTCTTCATGGGTTCCACAGAGTTCATCCTTTTTGCCGCTATGTCTTTTGACCGCTACATGGCGATCTGCTACCCACTTAGGTATCCTACCCTCATGACTGGGACAGTTTGTGTCAAGATGGTGATTGGATCTTGGATTGGTGGATTCCTGTCTGTCTTCTTTTCAACAGTGCTGAAAGTCAGGTTGCCTTACTGTGGACCTAATGTTATTAATCACTACTTCTGTGACAGTGCCCCTTTGTTGCATCTTGCATGCAAGGATATCAGTCTTATTGAGCTGGTTGACTTCATTGGTTCATTGATTCTACTGCTTGGTTCCCTCTCGTTTACAGCTACTTCTTACATCTACATAATTAGTACCATTCTCAAGATCCCTTCTGCCGAAGGCAGAAAAAAGGCATTTGCTACCTGTGCCTCCCACTTCACCGTTGTCTCCATGGGCTATGGAATCTCAATTTTTGTTTATGTCAGGCCATCTCAGAATGACATCATGAGCATGAACAAAGCTTTAGCAATTTTCTCTGGCATCTTGACACCCTTACTAAACCCTTTCATTTTCAGTCTAAGAAATGAACAAATGAAAGAAGTGTTCAGAGATGTCCTAAAGAGAATAATTTCCATGATTAAAGATGGCTGA
- the LOC134405390 gene encoding olfactory receptor 6M1-like — METENGTTVTEFLLLGFVYERDLEITLFIVFFLIYLVTVLGNLLIIVLIGIDHRLHSPMYFFLSNLSFIEIFMTTCVVPKMLANLLAERKTISFAGCFAQLYFYFFMGSTEFILFAAMSFDRYMAICYPLRYPTLMTGTVCVKMVIGSWIGGFLSVFLSIVLKLRLPYCGPNVINHFFCDSAPMLHLACKDISLIELVDFISSLILLLGSLSFTATSYIYIIRTILKIPSAEGRKKAFATCASHFTVVSMGYGISIFVYVRPSQSSTMSMNKALAIFSGILTPLLNPFIFSLRNEQMKEVFRDVIKSIISKIKDG; from the coding sequence ATGGAAACAGAAAATGGGACAACAGTCACTGAATTCCTTTTACTTGGATTTGTGTATGAACGAGACTTGGAGATTACTCTCTTCATAGTTTTCTTCCTTATTTACCTAGTGACGGTGCTGGGGAATTTGCTCATCATTGTACTCATTGGCATTGATCACCGACTCCACTCCCCTATGTATTTCTTTCTCAGCAACTTATCCTTCATTGAGATATTCATGACAACCTGTGTAGTGCCTAAAATGTTGGCCAATCTCCTGGCTGAAAGGAAAACCATTTCATTTGCTGGCTGCTTTGCtcagttatatttttatttcttcatgGGATCCACAGAGTTCATCCTTTTCGCCGCTATGTCTTTTGACCGCTACATGGCCATCTGCTATCCACTTAGGTATCCTACCCTCATGACTGGGACAGTTTGTGTCAAGATGGTGATTGGATCTTGGATTGGTGGGTTCCTGTCTGTCTTCTTGTCAATAGTCCTGAAACTGAGATTGCCTTACTGTGGACCTAATGTCATTAATCACTTCTTCTGTGACAGTGCCCCTATGCTGCACCTTGCATGCAAGGATATCAGTCTTATTGAGTTGGTTGACTTCATTAGTTCATTGATTCTACTGCTTGGTTCCCTCTCATTTACAGCTACTTCTTACATCTACATAATTAGAACCATTCTCAAGATCCCTTCTGCCGAGGGCAGAAAAAAGGCATTTGCTACCTGTGCCTCCCACTTCACCGTTGTCTCCATGGGCTATGGAATCTCCATTTTTGTTTATGTCAGGCCATCTCAGAGTAGCACCATGAGCATGAACAAAGCTTTAGCTATTTTCTCTGGCATCTTGACACCCTTACTAAACCCTTTCATCTTCAGTCTAAGAAATGAACAAATGAAAGAAGTGTTCAGAGATGTCATAAAGAGCATAATCTCAAAGATAAAAGATGGCTGA
- the LOC134405389 gene encoding olfactory receptor 6M1-like gives MRRENATHITEIILIGFPNSWEVEIILFLLFFIILVATMIGNTIIITLISIDYRLRSPMYFFLCNLSIIEILMTLTVVPKMMQNFLLERKNISFYGCLTQSYFYFLFGTSEYVLLAMMSYDRYAAICYPLRYSTIMTGKVCINMVVGSWLSGFFSILVPTVMKLGLPYCGPNVINHFFCDSAPLLHLACADIRLVEFIDFIVSLPILLGSLFLTVISYFYIISTILRIPSATGRQKAFSTCASHFTVVTIGYGTSVFIYVRPSQAQSMNLNKIASLVTTAVTPMLNPIIFTFRNQIVQEVFRDSVKKYIGIKK, from the coding sequence ATGAGAAGAGAGAATGCAACACATATAACTGAAATCATCTTAATTGGATTCCCCAACTCTTGGGAGGTAGAGATCATCCTCTTTCTGTTGTTCTTCATCATTCTAGTGGCAACAATGATTGGGAACACCATCATCATAACTCTAATATCTATTGATTACCGCCTACGATCTCCAATGTATTTTTTCCTCTGCAACTTGTCTATCATCGAAATCCTTATGACTCTGACAGTAGTGCCCAAAATGATGCAGAATTTCTTATTGGAAAGGAAGAACATCTCCTTCTATGGTTGTCTTACCCAGTCGTACTTCTATTTCTTGTTTGGCACCTCTGAATATGTTCTACTGGCTATGATGTCATATGATCGGTACGCAGCCATATGCTATCCACTTCGTTACAGCACCATCATGACTGGGAAAGTATGTATTAATATGGTTGTTGGCTCTTGGTTGAGTGGGTTCTTCTCCATACTTGTCCCCACTGTGATGAAGCTGGGCTTGCCCTACTGTGGCCCGAATGTGATCAATCACTTTTTCTGTGACAGTGCCCCTTTACTCCACTTAGCTTGTGCAGACATCCGTCTGGTTGAGTTTATTGACTTCATAGTCTCCCTTCCCATTCTTCTGGGTTCTCTTTTCCTGACCGTGATCTCTTACTTTTACATTATAAGCACCATTCTTCGGATCCCTTCTGCCACGGGAAGACAAAAGGCTTTCTCCACTTGTGCTTCCCATTTCACAGTGGTTACCATTGGCTATGGCACCTCTGTCTTCATCTATGTGAGGCCTTCCCAAGCTCAGTCTATGAATCTCAACAAAATTGCCTCTCTGGTCACCACTGCAGTGACACCCATGCTCAATCCCATCATATTTACCTTTAGAAATCAGATAGTCCAAGAGGTTTTCAGGGACTCAGTTAAGAAGTACATagggataaaaaaataa
- the LOC134405391 gene encoding olfactory receptor 6M1-like — METENETTVTEFLLLGFVYERDLEITLFIVFFLIYLVTVLGNLLIIVLIGIDHRLHSPMYFFLSNLSFIEIFMTTCVVPKMLANLLAERKTISFAGCRTQSYFYFFMGSTEFILFAAMSFDRYMAICYPLRYPTLMTGTVCVKMVIGSWIGGFLSVFLSTVLKARLPYCGPNVINHFFCDSAPLLHLACKDISLIEFVDFISSLILLLGSLSFTATSYIYIISTILKIPSAEGRKKTFATCASHFTVVSMGYGISIFVYVRPSQNDIMSMSKALAIFSGILTPLLNPFIFSLRNEQMKEVFRDVLKSIISKIKDG; from the coding sequence ATGGAAACAGAAAATGAGACAACAGTCACTGAATTCCTTTTACTTGGATTTGTGTATGAACGAGACTTGGAGATTACTCTCTTCATAGTTTTCTTCCTTATTTACCTAGTGACGGTGCTGGGGAATTTGCTCATCATTGTACTCATTGGCATTGATCATCGCCTCCACTCCCCTATGTATTTCTTTCTCAGCAACTTATCCTTCATCGAGATATTCATGACAACCTGTGTAGTGCCTAAAATGTTGGCCAATCTCCTGGCTGAAAGGAAAACCATTTCCTTTGCTGGCTGCCGTACTCAGTCATACTTCTATTTTTTCATGGGTTCCACAGAGTTCATCCTTTTTGCTGCTATGTCTTTTGACCGCTACATGGCCATCTGCTATCCACTTAGGTATCCTACCCTCATGACTGGGACAGTTTGCGTCAAGATGGTGATTGGATCTTGGATTGGTGGGTTCCTGTCTGTCTTCTTGTCAACAGTGCTGAAAGCAAGGTTGCCTTACTGTGGACCTAATGTCATTAATCACTTCTTCTGTGACAGTGCCCCTTTGCTGCACCTTGCATGCAAGGATATCAGTCTTATTGAGTTTGTTGACTTCATTAGTTCATTGATTCTATTGCTTGGTTCCCTCTCATTTACAGCTACTTCTTACATCTACATAATTAGTACCATTCTCAAGATCCCTTCTGCCGAAGGCAGAAAAAAGACTTTTGCTACCTGTGCCTCCCACTTCACCGTTGTCTCCATGGGCTATGGAATCTCCATTTTTGTTTATGTCAGGCCATCTCAGAATGACATCATGAGCATGAGCAAAGCTTTAGCCATTTTCTCTGGCATCTTGACACCCTTACTGAACCCTTTCATCTTCAGTCTCAGAAATGAACAAATGAAAGAAGTGTTCAGAGATGTCTTAAAGAGCATAATCTCCAAGATAAAAGATGGCTGA